GCATGCGAGAGCGCCTCGCGCATCGCCCGGAGTGCGCCCTGAAGGTCGCCCTGCTGCTCGTGCAACTCGGACAGCTCGCCCAGCACTTCCTGAATCACGCGGTGACGCCCACACTTGCGGGCAATGTCCAGGGCCTGGCGGTAAGCCTCTGCCGCTTCCGGACCACACTCCTGCGCACTCAGCACCCGGGCCAGCGCCAGATACGCCTCGGGGAAGATGCTGGCCCCCAGGGATTCGGTCAGCGCGGCCGCCCGGCGGGCATGCGTCTCGGCACCGCTCAGGTCGTCACGCAGCAGTTTCAGATGCGCGGCATGCACCTCCAGCAGCATGTGCTGCTGAACATTGTCGTCGGTTCCGGCCAGTTGCACGGCCATGTCCAGCAACCCCTCAGCCTCGTCCAGGGCGCCATGCATCGCCTCGGGGCGCTGAAGCCTGCGCAACTGGCGGGCAAATTCCAGAAAGGCGGCCACGCGCGTCTCGGTCACGCCCAGCCGGTAATGGTCCTCGTGCCGCATCATTTCCCCGCGCCCGGCGTGCGCCTGTACGATGGCGGAAAGCTGCTCACCCGCCAGGCGACTGTGGTGCAGGGCGACCTCAGGCTGATGGATGGTGGCATATACGCCGACCAGATTGACCCGTGCCAGCAGCAGGGTGATCGGGTCAGGAGCCTCGTCTTCGCGGCTCAGGACCGACAGAAAGTCGCGCTGCGCACCGTGCTCGTCTCCCAGGTTGTGCCGCAGCGTGCCGCGTACGCAAAGGGCGTCAAGCAGGATCTGCTGGCCTTCTTCGGACATGGTGTGGGCCAGCGCGATGGTCTGTGACAGATACCCGAAGGCCTCGGTGAAGCGCGCGCCCTCACCCAGCGCAAAACTGATGGACAGCAATATCCTGGCAATCAGGGTGCGGTTTTCACTGCGCTTGGCGTACTGCAGCGCCTGCTCACCCATTTCCGCAGCCTGCCATTTGGAGAAGTCCTCCAGAAAATAGGCCACCTCCAGCAGGGCCATGGCACGCTCCTCGTCGGATCGGGCGGCACCCCAGGCTGCCCTGAGGTCCGCAGGCACACTGGCCGGGAACTGGGGGTCCGGCGGGAGTGCGTCGGTGGACTCGGGAACGTCGGGCATATCACCATGATCCATATCCGGTCTGACAGCTCTCTTGAGAACTGACCCAATAACCATTTAGACGCATTTTGGTTCCTGTTCAATTGAGAAGAACCGGAGTTTGCCGCGCAGGAACGGGAGGCTCTGCCGCGACTTTTGCCGTTCGTTTTCAGTCTCAACGGGTTTGCCTTCCCAGGATTCCATGTCCGTAGCGGTTTTCTCTTCGGGTTGTGGCTTCAACCGCAATTCGTATGAGACGCCTTCCGGCCGGCTGCCGGGTGCGGCGGTATGCTGCGCGCATGTCGTACCAGGCGGTCATCGGGCTGGAAGTGCACCTGCAACTCAAGACCCGCACGAAGATATTCAGTTCCTGTCCGGCGGAGTACCATGGCGCCGAGGCCAACACGTTCACAGACCCGCTGACGCTGGGGCTGCCGGGCACGCTGCCGACCCTCAACCGCGAGGCGGTGGAACTGGCCATGATGTTCGGCCTGAGTCTGAACTGCGACGTGTCAGGCTTCACGCAGTTTCACCGCAAGAACTACTTCTACCCGGACGCGCCCAAGAACTTCCAGCTCTCGCAATACGACCGGCCCATCGCCCGTGACGGCTATCTGGACATTGGCGCAGAGCGTGTGCGCATCAAGCGTGCCCATCTGGAGGACGACGCCGGAAAGCTGACGCACCCCACCTACGCGCCCTACAGCCTGCTGGACCTCAACCGCGCCGGAACGCCACTGATTGAAATGGTCACGGAGGCCGACATCACCGGTGCGGAGCAGGCCCGGGCCTTCCTGGAAACCGTGCAGGCCATCGCCCAGGCCCTGGGGGTCAGCGACGCCACCCCCGAGGAAGGCAAGATGCGCTGCGACGTGAACATCAGCCTGCACCGGCCCGGGGAGCCCTGGGGCACCAAGGTGGAGGTCAAGAACCTCAATTCCTTCCGCAGCGTCTCGCGCGCCATCGAGTACGAGGCGGCCCGTCAGGCGCGTGTGCTCGGTGCCGGCGGGCAGATCACCCAGGACACCATGGGCTGGGACGAGGGCGGGCAGAAGACCTTTCTGATGCGCACCAAGGAAGGCGAGGCCGATTACCGCTACTTCCCCGAGCCGGACCTGCCGCCACTGGACATCACGCCCGAGTGGATCGAGTGCGTGCGCGCACGCATGCCCGAGCTGCCGGCCCAGAAGCGCGAGCGGTACCTGACGGCGGGCGTGCGCGCTGCTGACGCCCAGACCCTGAGCCTGAATGTGGCGCTCTCGCGCTTCTATGATCAGGCGCTGCAACCTGATAACGGTAGCGCGCGGCCCGACGCCCAGAAGCTCGCCAACTGGCTGCTCACCGAAGTGGCCGGCCACCTGGCCGCGCAGGAGCAGAGCATCGCGCAGTCCAGCCTGAGGCCCGCGGATCTCGCGGCCCTGGTGCGGCTGATCGACGCCGGCACCATCGGCGGGCGGGTGGCCAAGGACCTGCTGCCCGAGGTGATGGGGGGCCAGAATCCCGAGCAGCTGGTGCGGGAACGTGGCCTGAGCGTCGTGACCGATACGGCGGCAATTGACGCGGCGATCGACGCGGCCATGGCGGCCGATCCGGGAACGGTGGAAAAGGTCCGTGCCGGCAACACCAAGGCCATGAACGCCCTGTTCGGCCCGGTGATGAAGGCCATGGGCGGCCAGGCCAAACCCGAGGTCGTGCGCGAGAGACTGACCCGGAAACTGGGCCTGTGAGACCGTTCCTGAAGCAATTGTTCCGTACCACTCCGGCCTGCTCCAGGCGGCTGCGTACAGGAAGACATACGGCCTCCGCGCTGTGCAGGCACAGCCTGCCTCTCTCCCGGAAGGTTCTGGACTCAGGCGGGGGCCGCAGGGGCACCGGGCCGCGCCGGGCTGGCTGCTGTGGTACCGGCGGCGTGGCATGAACCGCTGGCGTGTCCCTGCCCTGGCCGCCTTGTGGGCGCAGGTCGTGTCGCTGGGGGCCGTCAGCGCTTATGCCCTGTGGAAGGGAAACTTTACCGGCAGCGCGGCACTCAGCGCCACCGAGGCGTTGTTGGCGGCGCTGGTGATGGCCTGGTGGACCCATCTGTTTGCCCGGCTCACCATGGCCCACACCGTGCTCCCGACGGACGGGGTGCTGCGGGCCCTGCGGCTGGTGTTCCCGTGGCTGACGGCGCTGCGGGCTGCGCTGTGGCTGATGACCCTGCTGATGATCCTCTCCGGTGCGGCTGCGGAAGCCAACCCGGTGGCCCTGACCGCCCTGATGACCGTCTGGGGCGGCGCCATTGTGGCCAGCAACGCGGTCTACGGCACCCTGGCCCGGCTGGTCTCCCAGCCGGCAGACCTGCTGCAGCGTCAGCAGCTGCTGGACTGGCTGAATCTGGCGGCGGCCCTGAGCCTGGGCATGGGAGTGCTGAATGTGATTCCTATCACTGGCTTTAGCAGCCCGCCGGTCTTACACACCCAGGTGGTGTATGGGCTGGTGGCTGCTATAGACGTGCTCGCCACGCTCCTGGCCCAGCAGGCCCTGCGCGCTGCTCCGGTCGCCACGCCACCTGACCAGGGTCCGGCCCCGTGGTAAGAGAGCTGGTGCCTGAGCCTGGCTGCGAGACAGGACGCTATGCTGGCCCCCAGGCATGACAGCTTTTCTTGAACCGTTCGTTTCCCGTGCGCGGGTCCAGGCGTGAAGCCGCTGGTGTCGCTGGGCGATCTGGCCTGGGACGTGCTGGCCAAACCCGACTCCATGCTGCTGCCGGGTGGCGACACGACCGGCCGCCTGGAGCTGTCCGGGGGCGGCAGCGCCGCAAATCTTGCAGTCTGGGCACAGCGCTCCGGGCACCCGGCCACCTTTATCGGCAAAATCGGCCGTGATCATTTCGGTGAACTGGCCATGGCGGAGTTGCGTGCCGAGGGCGTGGAGGCCGAAGTGATCGCCAGCCAGGAGCATCCCACCGGGGTGATTCTGGCGCTGATCGACCGGCGGGGCCAGCGCGCCATGCTGACCAGCCAGGGCGCCGACTGGGAACTGCTTCCGGGTGAGCTTCCCGTGGCGACCCTGGAAGGCGCGGGCCACCTGCACCTGACAGCCTGGAGTCTGTTCCGTGATCCGCCGCGCGGCGCGGCGCTGCATGCCGCCCAGCTGGCCAAGGCCGCGGGCGCGACCCTCAGCCTGGACCCGGGCAGCTTCCAGATGATCCAGCAGATGGGCCGCGAGACCTTCCTGCAGGTGGTGGACGGCGTGCCTTTTGACGTGATTTTCCCTAACGACGACGAGGCGCGAGCCATGAGTGGCGAGCGCGAGCACAGCCGGGCCCTGAGCTGGCTGCGTGAGCGGTACCCGGAGGCCCTGGTGGTATTGAAAATGGACGAGGAAGGCGCATTGCTTGAAGGCCCGACGACCCCCCGGACCCACGTGCCGGCCACCCCGGACAGCGCGATCGACGCGACCGGTGCCGGTGACGCTTTCGGCGGCGCTTTTCTGGCCAGCTGGTTGCAGCATCGCGATCCGGTGCGTGCCGCGCAACTGGCGGTGCAGGTGGGCGGCTGGGTGGTGGCGCGCTTCGGGGCGCGACCTGCCGCCGATGCGGATCTGCGTGCCCGGCTGCAGGCGGTGCTGGCGTGACCCGGCTGCAAAAGCGCGGCATGCCGCTATGGGCCAAGCTGCTGCTGGTCTTACTGCTGTTGCTGGTGCTGGGGGCGGCGGGGGCGTTCATGTACGTGCGCAACCTGATGGCCCCGGCCGGCGGGGGCACCTATACCCTGGAGGTGAAACCGGGAGACACCCTTTCGGCGGTTTCGCGGACCCTGCAGGAGCGCAAGATCGTGAAAAATGCCGACGCCCTGAGGCTGCTGATGCGTCAGAACGGCACGGCCGGGAGCCTCAAGGAAGGACTGTATGACCTGAACGGTCAGATGGATCTGTCGCAGGTGGCCGCCAAGCTGGCTGGTCCGGCGCGAATTCCCACCGTCAACGTCACCATTCCTGAGGGGCGTCGTATCAAGGACCTGCCGGCCATCTTTGCGCGTGCGGGCTTTGACGCAGTGGCGGTGCGCGCCGCCCTGAATGACCCGACCCTGAGCCCCTACACCAAGGGCAAGCAGCCGAACCTGGAGGGCTTCGTGTTTCCGGCGACCTATGAGTTCCGCCCCAAGGAAACGCCGCGCAAGGTCGTCCAGACCCTGCTTGACCGCATGAACACCGAGTTCACGCCGGAAAACGTGGCGCGCGCCAAGGCCCTTGGCCTGGGGGTGCGTGACTGGGTCATTCTGGGCAGCATGGTGCAGGCCGAGGCCGCCAACGACAGCGAGATGCCCATTATTGCCGGGGTGTTCCTGAACCGTCTGCGTGACGGCATTGCGCTGGGCAGCGACCCGACGGTGGCGTACGGCCTGGGTAAGGATCTGCCGGAGCTTGACCGCAGCGCGGGCGACTTCACCAAGGACACGCCCTACAACACCTACACCCGCGGCGGGCTGCCGGCGGGACCGATCAACAACCCGGGTCAGGCCGCACTCAGCAGCATCCTGAACTCCAAGCGTAAGCTGGCAGACGGCCGGGACGCGGTGTATTTCCTCCATGCTGACAATGGCAAGATCTACGTCAATCACAGCTATGCCGAGCACCTGCGCGACAACGCCCGTTACCGCTGAGGTCTGATGCCTGTTCAAAAGGAGGTGCCGCCCAGCGGCACCTCCTCTGCTTCCTTCGGCCCTACACTCTGGGCATGCCTGCCTCATCCCTCCGGCGCCGCAACGCCCTGTGGCTGGCGCTGCGGACAGCTGAACCCGGCTCCGAGCCATTCGCGGAAGCGCTGCAGGAGCTGTCTGAGCTGACCGGCTGGAAGCGTGCGCGTGTGCTGGCCGGGCTGGGCCTGACAGAGGAAGACGGCCAGACACCTGCAGGTCCCAGCGAGCAAGAGCCGACCTAGCGTCGGCTCGCAATGTGTTCGCACCGGGCGGCGGGGCTGCCTCGCACAGCTGTCCAGGTGGGTGAAGGCCCAACAGGTGCCAGCCAGTGGCGTTGAATGCTTCTGCCTCAGCCTTCGGTGGACGAGCCTGGACGGGTGGTCCACTGCGGCTCGGGCTCGATGTTGGTCGCGGGCGCCTTGCCGGGCTCCAGGCCGCTGGAACTTGCCGTCTGCAGGGGCGTTACGCTCATGCCCGGGGCACATTCGATCTGGCAGGACAGCCTCGCGGTGCCCAGCAGGCCTTTTTCTGTCAGCTTGTCGTATTCCGCGACGGTCATGGAGTCCGGTTCGCCTTCCTCGAAAGACACCCGGCAGGTGGTGCAGCGGGCCACCCCGCCGCAGCGGTGCAGCACGTCCACCCCGCCGCGCTCCAGCGCCAGCACCAGCCGCTCGCCCTGCTGCGCCTGAACCTCTCCGAAGCCGCTTACCGTAATCGTCATGCCTTGACTCATGCGCTCAGCATCGCACGTTCGGGCTGTGGCGCGCGTTCTCCTGGCGGCTTCAGCTTCCGGGGACCAGCCGCCAGGCCTCGACATCCAGCAGGCCGCGCGGCGTGAGCTTCAGGGCGGGAATCACGGTCAGGCCCAGAAAACTCAGGGTGGTCACCGGGTAGGGCAGGGTGCAGCCCAGCGCACGGGTCGCTGCGGTGACACGCGCCAGCCCTGCGGCAGCTTCCTGCGGCGCCTGACCGGTCATCAGGCCGGCGAAGGGCAGTGGCAGGCTCGCGCGGACCTCACCGTCAGCCACCACCACAAGACCACCTCCCAGGGTTTCAAGGGCGCGCCCAGCCACCTGGATGTCTCTGTCTGTTCCACCCAGGAACGCGGCATGGTGGGCGTCATGCAGCACGCTAATGCCCAGGGTGCCGCCAGTCAGGCCGGACCCGGCCGTCCAGCAGGCCGACCATTCCCCGCGGCCATAGCGGTCAGCCACCACCAGCCGGGCGTCTCCACTGCCTTCCGGCGCGCGCGCCGTGGTGATCTGCTCGGCCTGAATGCCCAGGACAGGCCAGCCGGCGGGCACCTCGAAGCTGGCGGTGTCCCAGCCCTGACCAAGATGCACGCCGCCGCCGGCAAGTGGAGGTGTCAGTTCGCCGGGCTGGGCCTCGGTGCCCCCCACGAAGGTCTCCAGCACCTCGAAGTCCTGCAGGTCACGCAGCAGCACGAAATCCGCCAGGTGACCCGGGGCGACCAGACCCACGTCGTGCAGTCCCCAGTACTCGGCAGGGTTGCAGGTCACCAGCGCCAGTGCGTCCAGGGGGTCCAGGCCGCCGGCCACACACACACGTAACAGCCGGTCCAGGTGTCCCAGCTCCAGCAGCTCGTCTACGCTGACGTCGTCGCTGACCAGCATCGCGCGTCGGGGGCGTTCGCGGAGCACAGGCAGCAGCGCCTGCAGGTTGCGCGCCGCGGAACCCTCGCGGACCATCAGCCATAGGCCCGCCCGCAGCCGTTCGCGCGCCTCTTCGGGCGTGGTGGCCTCGTGGTCCGAGTGCAGTCCGGCGGCGGCGTAGGCCTGCAGGTCGCGGCCACGCACTCCTGCCGCGTGGCCGTCGAGCCGGCGCCCAGATGTGCGCCCGGCCTGTATCACGGCCCAGACCTCCTTGTCCCCGCCCAGGACACCCGGGTAATTCATCATTTCGGCCAGACCCAGCACGCCGGGCTGCGACAGCATCTGCCGGACTTCGGCCACCCCAACCCGCGCACCTCCAAGTTCGAATTCGCTGGCTGGCACACAAGACGGCGCCGAGGCCCACACCCGCAGTCCGCTGCGGCGCCCGGCTTCCAGCATCCATGCCAGGCCCTGCGGGCCAAGGACGTTGACCACCTCATGCGGCTCGGCCACCACGCCTGTCGTGCCCCGTGGCAGCACCGCCCGCGCAAACCCGGCAGGGGTCAGCAGACTCGACTCGATGTGCACGTGCCCGTCAATGAAGCCGGGCGCCAGACAGGCTCCGCGTGCTTCGACCACTCGCGCGGCCTGCAGGCCGTCTCCCGCGCCGCCCAGGGCGGCCACCCGGCCGGCGGCAATCAGCACGTCGGCTTCCAAAATCTCCCGCGTGACCGGCTGCGCCACCCGCGCGCCGCGCACGAGCAGGTCTCCCTCTTCCAGGCCGCGCGCCACGCGCACCAGCCGCCGGCGGTCCTCCAGGGTCTCGGTCTTGGCCCACTCCGTCATGGCCCAGTCTAGAGCAGTTCTCAGACAGGGCCCGGGAGGGGTGGCCCCGCTCACGGGTTCTATTTTGCGCACTGAGAAGCAGAATCCACCGCGCCCAGCCGGCAAGGCTTTCCCAGGCTGACCAGGCGCGACCCCATATCAGGATCTGCGCAGCCAGTCGAGGGCCGCGCCGCGCTCAGCCAGAGCCTGGGCAAACACCTGCACGTCGTTCAGGGCACCCGGAGCCTTACCCGCGGGCACAGGCGCTGACTTGGGGGGACCCGCCGAGGCAAAGCGGCGCGCGCGGAACATGCCGGGGTGTTCCTCGAACACGGCTGTGACGCTTTCGGGCAGCCTGGCCAGGTGGGCAGCAAAACTGCGTTCCTGGGCCAGTTCCACATGGCTGGCACCGGGCCCGAGTTCGGTGAGCAGCCGGTCTATCAGGGCAAAAATGCGGGCGGCGTACTCGTCAACCTCTGCCCGGCGCGGCAGGTATCCACGGTGGATCACCCGGTTGCGGAAGTCTGCCCCCAGCGCCTTGCTGGTCAGGAAGTCAGGTTCCCGACCCTCGCGCAGCAGGTAGGCCAGTGCAAACATGCCGATCTGACGCTCCGACTGGCTCACGACATGTCGCCAGGTGATGTCCAGCCGGGCTGCCGCCACGTCGAAATCCTCGTCTTTTCCCGAAGCCTGTTCCAGCGCGAAGGCCCGCACGTAGAACTCGAAGAAGCGTTCCAGGGCCGCGGCGAAACTGGCCACCGCCTCACGCGCGTAGCCGTCCATCAAGGCGCGGGTGCCCAGATCGAACAGCACCTCGAACTTCTGCTTGCGCACGAACAGGCAGTACGCTGCCTCGCACGCGGCGCACCGCAGGTCATGGATGCTGGCATCCGCGAATTCCACGCGGTTTTCGTGCCCGCACACCGGACACCGGGAGGGAAACAGCATGGGCCGAGTCTAGGACAGGTTCTCAGGCTGCCGGGGGTTTTCCGGGCGATGCCAGCCAATTCGGTCGGGTGGCCGGACGACACCTCTACGGGATGTTGCGCGCCTGGACGGTCAGGGTATAGGGCGAGACTGGCGTCCGCAGCTCACGGCCGCGGACCCGCTGGCGGTACTGAAAGCGCAGCGTGACGGTCCGGCTGGCAGGGTCATAGGTAAACGGCGCGGCGCCCAGGCTGCCTGCAGGCGTCAGGTGGTCCGCAACCAGATACGGCTGCATGCCCGTCACGCTGGTGACCGCGTCCAGATTGAGCAGCGCCTGACAGCTGACCAGATTGCCGGGCGGATAGCCCGGTCCTGTCCCGATGACCGGGGGAATGGCTAGGAGTCCCGCCGGGGTCGCCACACAGTCACGCGGTGTGCTGCCGCTGCCGCCGAAGGG
The window above is part of the Deinococcus malanensis genome. Proteins encoded here:
- the mltG gene encoding endolytic transglycosylase MltG translates to MTRLQKRGMPLWAKLLLVLLLLLVLGAAGAFMYVRNLMAPAGGGTYTLEVKPGDTLSAVSRTLQERKIVKNADALRLLMRQNGTAGSLKEGLYDLNGQMDLSQVAAKLAGPARIPTVNVTIPEGRRIKDLPAIFARAGFDAVAVRAALNDPTLSPYTKGKQPNLEGFVFPATYEFRPKETPRKVVQTLLDRMNTEFTPENVARAKALGLGVRDWVILGSMVQAEAANDSEMPIIAGVFLNRLRDGIALGSDPTVAYGLGKDLPELDRSAGDFTKDTPYNTYTRGGLPAGPINNPGQAALSSILNSKRKLADGRDAVYFLHADNGKIYVNHSYAEHLRDNARYR
- a CDS encoding carbohydrate kinase family protein, producing the protein MKPLVSLGDLAWDVLAKPDSMLLPGGDTTGRLELSGGGSAANLAVWAQRSGHPATFIGKIGRDHFGELAMAELRAEGVEAEVIASQEHPTGVILALIDRRGQRAMLTSQGADWELLPGELPVATLEGAGHLHLTAWSLFRDPPRGAALHAAQLAKAAGATLSLDPGSFQMIQQMGRETFLQVVDGVPFDVIFPNDDEARAMSGEREHSRALSWLRERYPEALVVLKMDEEGALLEGPTTPRTHVPATPDSAIDATGAGDAFGGAFLASWLQHRDPVRAAQLAVQVGGWVVARFGARPAADADLRARLQAVLA
- a CDS encoding GGDEF domain-containing protein, encoding MPDVPESTDALPPDPQFPASVPADLRAAWGAARSDEERAMALLEVAYFLEDFSKWQAAEMGEQALQYAKRSENRTLIARILLSISFALGEGARFTEAFGYLSQTIALAHTMSEEGQQILLDALCVRGTLRHNLGDEHGAQRDFLSVLSREDEAPDPITLLLARVNLVGVYATIHQPEVALHHSRLAGEQLSAIVQAHAGRGEMMRHEDHYRLGVTETRVAAFLEFARQLRRLQRPEAMHGALDEAEGLLDMAVQLAGTDDNVQQHMLLEVHAAHLKLLRDDLSGAETHARRAAALTESLGASIFPEAYLALARVLSAQECGPEAAEAYRQALDIARKCGRHRVIQEVLGELSELHEQQGDLQGALRAMREALSHAREALQVIDQAEFVAPDVTVPGSAAGGLQFTWQERLRLAEQQAQQDPLTGLLNRRGLDISLHRLHHEHAGSELPLLVALLDIDHFKSVNDRHSHTVGDSVLRTVAHLLTDTARSDTLLARYGGEEFLLAARVTDHTAAHALLERCRAVIEGYDWTPLLGDRSLTISVGYALGRPVTFASALDLADQHLYAAKQAGRNQVHPVEQALATRM
- the gatB gene encoding Asp-tRNA(Asn)/Glu-tRNA(Gln) amidotransferase subunit GatB, producing MSYQAVIGLEVHLQLKTRTKIFSSCPAEYHGAEANTFTDPLTLGLPGTLPTLNREAVELAMMFGLSLNCDVSGFTQFHRKNYFYPDAPKNFQLSQYDRPIARDGYLDIGAERVRIKRAHLEDDAGKLTHPTYAPYSLLDLNRAGTPLIEMVTEADITGAEQARAFLETVQAIAQALGVSDATPEEGKMRCDVNISLHRPGEPWGTKVEVKNLNSFRSVSRAIEYEAARQARVLGAGGQITQDTMGWDEGGQKTFLMRTKEGEADYRYFPEPDLPPLDITPEWIECVRARMPELPAQKRERYLTAGVRAADAQTLSLNVALSRFYDQALQPDNGSARPDAQKLANWLLTEVAGHLAAQEQSIAQSSLRPADLAALVRLIDAGTIGGRVAKDLLPEVMGGQNPEQLVRERGLSVVTDTAAIDAAIDAAMAADPGTVEKVRAGNTKAMNALFGPVMKAMGGQAKPEVVRERLTRKLGL
- a CDS encoding adenine deaminase — encoded protein: MTEWAKTETLEDRRRLVRVARGLEEGDLLVRGARVAQPVTREILEADVLIAAGRVAALGGAGDGLQAARVVEARGACLAPGFIDGHVHIESSLLTPAGFARAVLPRGTTGVVAEPHEVVNVLGPQGLAWMLEAGRRSGLRVWASAPSCVPASEFELGGARVGVAEVRQMLSQPGVLGLAEMMNYPGVLGGDKEVWAVIQAGRTSGRRLDGHAAGVRGRDLQAYAAAGLHSDHEATTPEEARERLRAGLWLMVREGSAARNLQALLPVLRERPRRAMLVSDDVSVDELLELGHLDRLLRVCVAGGLDPLDALALVTCNPAEYWGLHDVGLVAPGHLADFVLLRDLQDFEVLETFVGGTEAQPGELTPPLAGGGVHLGQGWDTASFEVPAGWPVLGIQAEQITTARAPEGSGDARLVVADRYGRGEWSACWTAGSGLTGGTLGISVLHDAHHAAFLGGTDRDIQVAGRALETLGGGLVVVADGEVRASLPLPFAGLMTGQAPQEAAAGLARVTAATRALGCTLPYPVTTLSFLGLTVIPALKLTPRGLLDVEAWRLVPGS
- a CDS encoding 2Fe-2S iron-sulfur cluster-binding protein — translated: MTITVSGFGEVQAQQGERLVLALERGGVDVLHRCGGVARCTTCRVSFEEGEPDSMTVAEYDKLTEKGLLGTARLSCQIECAPGMSVTPLQTASSSGLEPGKAPATNIEPEPQWTTRPGSSTEG